A window of Salvelinus alpinus chromosome 31, SLU_Salpinus.1, whole genome shotgun sequence contains these coding sequences:
- the LOC139561525 gene encoding endonuclease domain-containing 1 protein-like — protein sequence MMGVLNHLSTLLLLSLLPPALSHVVEKFSDVPQCKSFFLKGTTPNLPGILVGGKVQDQNRYKPICQLFNNIYRFATLYDTTNRIPVFSAYTFTGPPTGPRPNQPWMIEPQLEDEMEVENYNITHQAADADYINNKVLDRGQLFPNSQAPDDTTKRSTFTLTNTVPQDRTFNKGSWKTMERNVKTTLETDCININGNIEAYVVTGAVPSKSNTLKERVNIPDLLWTAFCCKNNRGQWVAGAHWGRNKNETTVNPVTLEALEKLLNKRGHVQVFPKDCPRRHELPPNPYSLPLTPTPYH from the exons ATGATGGGGGTATTGAatcatctctctactctcctccttctctctctccttcctcctgctctctctcatgTAGTGGAGAAGTTCAGTGATGTTCCACAGTGCAAGAGTTTCTTCCTGAAGGGAACAACTCCAAATCTCCCAGGTATTTTGGTTGGTGGGAAAGTCCAGGACCAGAACCGCTACAAGCCGATCTGCCAGTTGTTTAACAACATCTACAGGTTTGCAACTCTCTACGATACGACCAACAGGATCCCTGTGTTCTCAGCCTACACCTTCACTGGTCCTCCTACGGGCCCCAGACCAAATCAACCCTGGATGATAGAGCCCCAG CTCGAAGATGAAATGGAGGTGGAAAATTACAACATCACACACCAGGCTGCTGACGCAGACTACATAAATAACAAGGTTCTGGACAGAGGTCAACTATTCCCAAATTCCCAAGCACCTGATGATACTACCAAGAGGTCCACTTTCACCCTGACAAACACCGTTCCCCAGGACCGCACCTTCAACAAGGGCAGCTGGAAGACAATGGAGCGCAACGTCAAAACTACTCTTGAGACGGACTGTATTAATATCAATGGAAATATAGAAGCCTATGTGGTGACTGGAGCGGTTCCCAGTAAGAGCAACACACTGAAGGAACGAGTGAACATCCCGGATCTCCTGTGGACAGCCTTCTGCTGTAAAAACAACCGGGGACAGTGGGTGGCCGGAGCACACTGGGGGAGGAACAAAAATGAAACGACAGTGAACCCAGTAACCTTGGAAGCACTCGAAAAGTTGTTGAACAAAAGGGGTCATGTCCAGGTGTTCCCAAAGGATTGTCCAAGACGTCATGAACTAccccctaacccctactccctaccactaacccctactccctaccactaa